AACACCCGGAAACACGCAGACAGAGAGGCCTGACATGGGGGACATACGCAGACGGGGAGCCGTCGCTCTGGGCATCACCGGACTGGTCGCGCCGCTGACGCTCGCGTTGGGCACGGCGCCCGCGCAGGCCGCGAGCTGCACGACACAGACCGGCCCGTACCAGAAGCAGGTGGAGAAGTTCCTCGGCCGACCGGTCGACGGCCGGCAGTCCACCGCCGACTGCAAGGCGATCCAGGCCTTCCAGACCAAGCACGGCATCACCCCGAACGCGGGCTACGCCGGGTCCGTCACCTGGGGCGTGATGGACCTGATGAACAAGCAGAAGGCCGTCGGCAACAAGCCCAACAAGGACGGGAAGTGTCCCGTCAACAAGGGCCGCATCGCCTGCGTCAACCTGACGCTCCAGCTCAGCTGGATCCAGGACGGCAGCAGGCTCGTCTACGGTCCGGTGCCGGTCCGCACGGGACGCGACGGGTACGAGACCCGCACCGGTCTGAAGAAGATCTACTGGCGGGACATCGACCACGTCTCGAACATCTACAACGTGCCCATGCCCTACAGCCAGTTCTTCGACGGCGGCCAGGCCTTCCACTCGGTCGGCCTGAGCATGTGGAACCCGCCCGGCTCGCACGGGTGCGTCAACATGACCACGACCACCGCCAAGAAGTACTGGTCGCTGCTGAAGACCGGCGACGACGTCTTCGTGTACGGCCGCAAGCCGGGCACCTGACGGCACCCGGCCCCGCCCGGGGACCTCACGCCCCGGGCGCGTCCCCGAAGTCCGGGATCTCCAGCCTGACCCCACCCTGCCGCGCGGACTCGTGCGCGACGATGCCCGGCAGGGTGTAGCGGGCCGCGACCCACGCGTTCACCGACGGCAGCGTCCGGGTGTTGACCGCGGTCACGAAGTCGTCCACCAGGAAGTGGTGGCTGCCCTCGTGCCCGTTGTGCAGGTGGTCGAACTCCCGGGGGAGCCGCGCCCGGTCGTGCACGGGCGCCGACCCGGACGTGAACGCGGCCCGCAGAGCCGGCGCGATGTGCTGGAGCGAGGGATCGTCCGGCGCCAGCGTCGACTTGGGCTCGAGGAGTTCCGTGATGTCCCGCACCCCCTTCTTGTCCTGCCAGAAGCTCACCGTGGCGAGCTGTTCCATGCTGGCGTCGGTCCCGAAGAACCGGAAGCGGGACTCCCGGATGTGCGAGGGATATCCGACCCGCCGGAACTCGTTCGTACGGAACGAGCCGCCGCCCGCCACCTCGAACAGCGCCGTCGCGTTGGAGAAGTCATTGCCGAACTGGCTGACCTCCTTGTCGAACACCCCGTCCCCGCGCTCGTCGCGCACTCCGATGGCCGACACGCTCACCGCGTGCGTCCGCCAGGCGCCGAGCACCCCGCCCACCGAGTGCGTCGGGTACAGGAGCGGGGGATAGCTGGCGGTCGCCTTCCAGTTCTCGCCACCGCTGTACTGGTACGCCTCGTAGAACCCGAGATCCATGTCGTGGACGTAGTCGCCCTCGGCGTAGAACAGCCGCCCGAAGGCGCCCTCGGCGATCTGGTTGCGGGCGTGGACCGTCGCCGGGTTGTACTGGCTGGTCTCGCCCATCATGTACGTCAGTCCGGTCGCCCGTACCGCGTCGACGATCGCGGCGATCTCGTCCCGGGTGATGGCCATCGGCACCGCGGAGTACACGTGCTTGCCCGCCCGGAGTCCCTGGAGCACCAGCGGCCCGTGGGTCCAGCGCTGGGTGAAGATCGCGACGGCGTCCACCGCCTTCGACTCCAGCATCGCCTCGTACGAGGGGAAGGTGCCCGACAGCCCTTCAGTGGCCGCCAGTTCCTCCGCCCGCTCGGGGAGCAGATCGGTGACGTGGACCTCGGCGACGCCGGGGTGGGCGAGGAACAGCTTCGCGAACTGGCCGGAGAACTGGCCGGCGCCGACGATGCCGAGAGAGAACGTCATCTGAGCAACATCCTTCACTGGTGGAGACTTCACGGGTCGGGCTCGTCCTGGCCTCATTTACTTTTGATGCGGAACAATCAACGCGTCAAGAGTCCTGTACGCATCTTTTCCGGCGAACTGTCGCGCCATAGAGTGATGTCATTAATTCCGAGGCGAAATAAAATCTTGTGGGAGTTCGACCCTCATGACCACACATGCCGCCGCCGGCTGGCTGCCGCTGAGTACGGGTGAGCGTGCGGTGGCGATCGAGGTGCTCGTGCACGGGCCGCTGTCGCGCAGCGAGATCGCGCGCCGCCTGAACCTGTCGGCGGGCAGCCTCACCCGGCTGACCAAACCGCTGATCGAGTCCGGCCTGCTGATCGACGCCGCCGAGTCGGGGGAGGGGGAGAGTGCGGAGGTACGGCAGGGGCGTCCCTCGCAGCCCCTGGACATCGTCGCGGAGTCCCGCTCCTTCATCGGATTCAAGATCACCGAAGACATGGTCTACGGCGTCGTCACCACCCTGCGCAGCGACGTCGTGGCGCGTCACGACCGCCCGCTCACCACCCACGCCCCGGCCGAAGTCGCCGACCTGCTGGCGGAGATGACCGAGGAACTCACCCGGTCCTTTCCCGCGCCGGCCGGAATCGGCATCGGAGTCGGCGGCCGGGTCGAGAAACGATCGGTCGTCGCCGAGTCGGCCTTCCTCGGCTGGACGGACGTCGCGCTGGCCGAACTCGTCGCATCGCGCACCGGGTTGGCGGTGGTCGTCGAGAACGACGTCGCCGCCCTCGTGGAGGCCGAGACCTGGTTCGGCGCCGGTCGTGGACTCGACCGCTTCGTGGTCCTCACCATCGGCGCCGGCATCGGCTACGGCCTCGTCCTCGGCGGCAGCCGGGTCGCCTCCGTCGAGGACGGGCGGGGCGTGGGCCGCCGCTGGATCGTGAACCCGTACGGCCCCCTCACCCCCGAAGGGGAACGCGGCAGCGCCATCTCCCTGCTGACCATCCCCAGCATCCGCTACCAGGTCGGTGCCGCCACCGGCGAGGACCTGACTTATGAGGAGATCCTCGTCCGTGCCGCGGCGGGTGACCCGGTGCCGGCCCGCGTCCTCGACGAGGCGGCCCGCGCGCTCGGCACCCTCGTCGCACAGATCGCCAACTTCGTCATGCCGCAGAAGATCCTGCTCGCCGGAGAGGGCGTCGGACTCGTCGACGTGGCGGGCCCGATGGTCGAGGAGACGATCCTCACACACCGCCACCCGCAGGCCGATCCGGTCCATCTGGAGACGAAGGTCTCCGACTTCCACGACTGGGCGCGCGGGGCCGCGGTGCTGGCCATTCAGGTGCTGGTGCTGGGGGCGGGGGAGAGACGGTGAGCAGGTGCGGGGGGTGATCCCACGTCGGACGAGTGATCAGGTTCACGGTCCGTATTGTCGTAAGGTGTACCTTTACTCACAGCGCCTTCACGCCAAGGCCCGTATGCTTCACACCATGTCCACCACTCCTGAAACCGACTCCGTGCGGTCCGCCGCCGATGTCAACGAGGAGATCCGGGCCCTGTGGTTCCGGGCCGGTGGGACGCTGAGCATGGAGGAGCGGCGGGAGTACCAGCGGCTCGTCCTGGAGTGGGCGGAAGCCGCCCCCCAGTCGCCCACCCAGGCGGCGTGAACCCGCTCGGCCGCCCAGCGGGCCCGTGACGAACGGGGCGTGACTCCTCGTTGAGTCTCCGCCCCGTCCCCTCGTCCGCCGTCCCGGCCTCAGCCCCAACTCTGCGAGTACTGCCGCCGGTAGCGGTTGCGATCCTGTTCCGTACGGATGTACCGCGTGGCGACCAGCGCGATGATGCTGCCGGCGATGACCAGCAGCCCCGGACCGATGTTCTGCGGGTCGGTGAGGCGGGTGAGGAGCGGCTCGGAGGCGCCCGACCCGACCGCCTGGACGGAGCCGGGCGCGGCGGATCCCGGCACGACGGCCGCACCCTGCGAGGAGGCGGGCGCGGGGGAGGATTGGGCGGTGGCTCCCGCCGCGCCCTGGGCGGCCGCTCCCGGTCCGGTCAGTTTCACCCCGAGCGCCGTGAGCGCCTTGGTGATCGGCTGGAAGAACGTCGTACCGCCCGCGGTGCAGTCGCCGTTGCCCCCCGAGGTCACACCGAGCGCGATGCCCTCCGAGAACAACGGACCGCCGCTGTCGCCCGGTTCGGCGCACACGTTGGTCTCGATCAGACCGGTCACGGTGCCCTCGGGGTAGTTGACCGTCGCGTTGAGCGCCTTCACCTCACCGTCGTGGAGTCCACTGGTGCTGCCGCTGCGGAAGACCCGCTGGCCGACCGTCGGATCGGCGGCGCCGATGATCTGGACGCCCTTGCCGCCCCCGATCGACACGATGTTGTTCCCGGTGTCGTTCTGGCCGTTGTTGTACTGGATGAGGGAGAAGTCGCTGCCGGGGAACGCCGTGGTGACCGTCTGCCCCAGCTGCTTGGCGCCCTGGTTGTCACCGAACCAGACGGACCCGGCCGGCCCGCAGTGCCCGGCCGTCAGGATGAACTCGTTGCGTCCGTTGGTCACGTTGTAGCCCGCCGAACAGCGACCGCCGGTCGAGAACATCGGCAGGGCGGCGTTGAGCCGTGTGGTGAACGTGCCCTCCGTCCGCTCCATGCGGACCGAACTGCCCATGCTCGCGGCGAGCTTCTTCATCCGGGACCAGTCGGAGGCGGACACGGTGCGGTCGGCCTGCACCACCACCTCGTTGTGGACGTAGTCCATGGCCCAGGCGGTGCCCGCGACCCGTGGCGCCACCTTCAGCGCCTTCGTCACGGACTTGAGGTCCTCCATGCTGTGGCTCACGACCTTGGGGCGGGCGCCCGCCTTCTTCACCTCGGCCGCCGCGGCCGAGTCGGTCACCGCGACCACGGGGCGCCCGTCGGCGGCGATCCAACTGCCCGCCGTACGCGAGGTGCCGAGGGTCGACACCAGCCCCGCGCCCTTGCCCGCGGCGGCCAGGGTGGCGCTCTGGGGGGCACGTGACGCGGCGGACGGCTCGCTCGCCATGGCGTGCGTCACCATCAACCCTCCGCAGAGGACCCCGCCGACGGCCGCGAGTCGCGTCCCTCGTCGGACGATCCGTCGTCGTGCGTGCCTCATGCATGGGCTCCCGAAGCCGTACGGTGCGGCGTCGACGCCGCCGGGGCTCCGGTCGTGAGCCCTCCTTCCATACGTGCGCCCGTGCCCTCGCGTTCACCCCCGGCCGTTCTCCGGTTCAGGGTTTGTGGCCCACCCCGCCGAACATGGCCACTTCCGCCGGTTCGTCCCCGTCCGTCGGCTGCGGACGCCAGCGTGAACAGGAGACGACACCGGGCTCCAGGAGATCGAGACCGTCGAAGAACCGGGCGACCGCCTCGGGGGTGCGCTGGGTGATCCAGGGGGTGCCGTGCTGGTTCCAGTAGGAGACGGCGGCGTCCACGTCAGGCATCGCCGGGCTGGTGATCGTGTGCGAGAGGACCAGATGGCTCCCCGACGGCAGACCCTCCAGCAGCCGGCGCACGATGTCGTACGCCTCCGCGTCGTCGCCGATGAAGATGACGACCCCGAGCAGCATCAGCCCGACCGGCTCGCTCAGGTCCAGTGTCCTCGCGGCGCGTTCGAGGATGGCGTCCACATTGCGCAGGTCCTCGTCGAGGTGGTCGGTGCGGCCCTCGGGGGCACTGGTGAGCAGGGCGCGGGCGTGCGCCAGGACCAGCGGGTCGTTGTCGACGTAGACGATCCGGGCGTCCGGTGCGAGTCGCTGCGCCACCTCGTGCGTGTTGTCCGCGGTCGGCAGGCCGGTGCCTATGTCGAGGAACTGGCGTATTCCGCATTCGGTGACCAGATGGCGTACGGCGCGTCCCAGGAACAGCCGGTCCGCCCGCGCGTAGTCGCCGATGCCCGGGTGCAGTTGGCGGATCCGCTCCCCGGCCGCCCGGTCGACCTCGTAGTAGTCGCCGCCGCCGAGCCAGTAGTTCCAGATCCGGGCCGTGTGCGGGCGGGTCGTGATGATCCGGCTGAGCACCCCCTCGGCGGGAAGTTCCGAGGCGGCCGGGTTCTCGGGCACGGAATCAGCTCCTGGGCATTTCCTGTGATGACGCGTCAACGGCAATGTAGGCGTGAACAAGCCATCCGAAAAGGGAAGTTGTCACTCTCCTGCCGGCCGTACCGGCGGCAGACCCGGGGCCTGCCATGATGGGCGCATGCGTGTGCTGATGCCGGTCCCCGACCGCGACTTCGACGTCACCGAAGTGGCCGTTCCCTGGCGGATCCTCACCGATGCGGGGCACGAGGTGGTGCTCGCCACCGAGCGCGCGGGCACCCGGCCGGCGGCGGACCCACGGCTGCTGACGGGGGTGCTCTTCGGACAACTGGGCGCCGCCGAGGAGCCCCGGCGGTTCTACGAGCAGCTCACGAAGTCACCGGAGTTCACCACCACCGTCTCCTGGGCCGAGGTCGACATCGAGCAGTACGACGGCCTGTTGCTGCCCGGCGGACACGCACCCGGCATGCGGCAGTACCTCGGCTCGACGGCGCTTCACCAGCAGATCGCCCGCTTCTGGGCCCTCGGACGGCCCGTCGGCGCGATCTGCCACGGCGTCCTGGTGCTCGCCCGCGCCCGCGACCTCACCACCGGCCGGAGCCTCCTGGCCGACCGGCGCACGACCTGCCTGCCCGCATACATGGAACGCACGGCCTACTTCACCACCGCCTGGCGCCTCGGCCGCTACTACCGCACCTATCCCGCGTACGTCGAGGACGAGGTCAGGGCGGCCCTCGCCGATCCGGGAACGCAGTTCGTACGCGGCCCCCGCACCCTGACCCGGCGCGGCACCGCCACCGACGACTCGGACGCGTTCGTCGTCGAGGACGGCCGCTATCTCTCGGCCCGCTGGCCGGGTGACGCCTACCTCTTCGCCCGCCGTTACCTCGCCCTCCTGAACAGCCCCGCGTCGGCGGCGTGATCCTCTGGGCAGGCCCTAACGGCTCAGGCGGGCGGCGACCTGCTCCGGTGTCAGATACCTGTCGGTGTGCTCGAATTCCCGCAGGGTCCCCTTCCGGTCGGCGAGGAAGCCGGTGCGCACGAAGTCGTCGCCCGCGACCGCGTTGAGGAACCAGTTGGCGGCCGTACGGAACCGGGCCGAGCCCGTGCGCAGCGCGTACAGGTGGTATCCACGGGCCACGACCTGTGCGGGCACTCCCTTGAGAGCGATACCGAGCGGCTTGGACACCGCGTCGTGGCCGCCGAGGTCGACGACCAGGCCGAGGTCCTTGTGCTTGTACGGCGCCGTGGGCTGCCCCCGCAGCAGCGCCGACAGGTTCTTCGCCGCGTGCCGGCCCTGTCGGGCGGCGTGCTGGGCGGTCGGCGGACAGTAGGAACCGTCGGCCCTGGCCAGGTCGGGTACGGCGGCCGCGTCGCCCAGCGCGAACACCCCGTCCAGACCGGGCACCTTGAAGTCCGTCTCGGTGAGGACCCGGCCGCGTACGGTCTCCGCGCCCAGCGAGTCGACCAGCGGATTCGCCGCGACGCCTGCCGTCCACACCAGTGTCCGTGACGGCAGTACCCGGCCGTCCGTGAGGGTGATCTTGCCCTCCGTGACCGAGGCGACGGTCGTCTTGAGGGAGATCTCCACACCGCGCTCGCTCAGCAGACGCAACGCACTCGCGCCGAGCTTGTCACCGAGCTCCGGGAGCAGCTTGGGGGCGACGTCCACCAGGTGCCACTTGATGAGCCCGGGATCCAGGCGCGGGTGGTAGCGCTTCGACGCCGCGGTGGTCAGGCGCTGCAGACAGGCCGCGGTCTCGGCGCCCGCGTATCCGCCGCCGACCACGACGAACTGCAGTCGCGCCGCCCGCTCGTCCTCGTCCGAGGTGGCCGCGGCCAGGTCGAGTTGGGCGATCACATGGTCACGCAGATACACCGCCTGGGCGAGCGTCTTCATCCCGCGCGCCTCGTCGAGGAGACCGGGGATGTCGAAGGTGCGGGTCACGCTGCCCGGCGTGAGCAGCAGGTAGTCGTACGACAGATCGACGAACTCCCCCGTGATCTTGCGTACGACGCACCTCTTGGACGCGGGATCCACGCCGATCACCCCGCCGGGCAGGAACGTCGTGCGGCGCAGGATCCGGCGCAGCGAGGGGGCCACGGACTGCGGGGTGACGACACCGGCGGCGACGTGCGGCAGCAGTGGCAGATAGAGCTGGTAGTCGGTGGGGCTGACCAGGGTGATCCGGGCGTCACCCGGCTGAAGGGCGTGCTCGAGTCCGCGTGCGCACTCGACCCCGGCGAACCCGCCGCCGACGATCACGATGTTAGGTGCGTCCATCCCAGCTACCTCTCTCCGTGTGTCAGACATCGTGGCCCGCCACCCGTCAGCCCAGGCTCACACGGGATGGCACCAAGTGCCACCCCGAGTCGGAGGGGAGGGCGGCGGCCACGAGTTCTTCTACCGATCAGTAACTTCGTCTTCCCTTCTTGTACATCCTTAGGCACGATCATCTGTCCAGCGGCGACGGTCGAGGCACCTCGCCGCTCCGACATGAAAAGGGGACGAGCATGACAGGACGCGGTGTGGGGCGCCGGATCGGCGCGGTCTCGGTGGTCGTGGCGCTGGGCATCGGGGGGACGGTCACCGCTGCGGGGACCGCGGCCGCGGCTCCGGCCCAGACGGCGGTGAGCGCGACGGCGACGACGGCCGCGGTCGACTACGCCACCTGGCAGAGCGACGTCAAGGCGGTCATCGACCAGGCACGGCCCTACGTGGAGCAGCGCACCGCGAACGCCGCCGGGCAGAAGCTGGCCCTCGTGTTCGACATCGACAACACCACGTTGGAGACGGACTTCCACCCGTGGTACGAACTGCCGACCCCGGCGGTCAAGCCCTCGCTCGACCTCGCCCGCTACGCGCGCTCCCGCGGCGTCGACATCTTCTTCATCAGCGCACGTCCGGGCATCATCTCCTCCTTGACGGAGTGGAACCTGACGAGCGTCGGCTACCCGGTCTCCGGTCTCTACACGCGCGACCTGCCCGATCTGTTCGACGAGGTCAGCACCTACAAGACCAGCAAGCGCGCGGAGATCGAGTCGCGGGGCTACACCATCATCGCCAACGTCGGCAACAACGACTCCGACCTCGTCGGCGGTCACGCCGAGCGCACGTTCAAGCTGCCGGACTACAACGGCCAGCTGTCCTGAACGGGCGGCGTGGACTCCCGGTCGTGACTGCTTAGACTCCCCGCATGGACGAGACGAAACTGGACGCGCTCGCTTCAAGCAAGTTCCTGCTGATCACGAGCTACCGCAAGAACGGTACGGGGGTGGCGACGCCCGTGTGGGTGGTCCGGGACGGTGCGGCGCTCGGCGCCTGGACCAGCGCGGACTCCTGGAAGGTGAAGCGGATCCGCAACCGGGCCGACGTCCTGGTGGGTCCGTGCGACGTGCGCGGCAATCCGACCGGCGAGCAGGTTCCCGCCACGGCGGAGATCCTCGACCCGGCCGCCACCGCGCGCTACCGTCGGCTGATCGCCGGAAAGTACGGCATCCTCGGCCGTCTCACCCTCTTCGGCAGCCGTCTGCGGCGGGGCACGGACGGCACGGTCGGGATTCGCATCTCCCTGACCACGTGAGGAGGGGGTGAGAGCCCGGCGCCGGCCGGGCCCTCACCCCCTCCTGTCCGTGTCACGGTCATGCCTCGGGACAACTCATCTGTACGGGCGGGAAGTCCATGGAGAACTTCGGCCCCTCGTCCGAGCCGTAGTTCCGGTCCCAGGACAGGATGTGGTTGCTGTCCGGAAAGAAGTGGTTGTCCGTGGTGCAGGGCGACGTCGAGCTTGGGTGGGGTTGTCGGGGGCCTGTCGGGGTTGTCGGTGACCTGTAGGTGATCTGTCAGCCGCTGTTGCGACTTTGGAGCCGTCCCGTCGTACTCAGCACCAGGAGCCTGCCTCATGTCGTCCATGTCTCGTACCCGGCCGTGGGATGTCCGTCGACTGCCGCGCGCCGACGGCAGCACCTTCCTGATCACCGGCGGCAACGCGGGCATCGGGTATTTCGTCGCCGAGCAGCTCGCCGGGACCGGGGCCACCGTCGTCCTGGGCAGCCGGGATCCGGCGAGGGCCGAAGCCGCCATGGGGTCGATCCGATCCCGCGTCCGTGGTGCGCGGCTGCGCCGTCTCCGGCTGGACCTCGCCGATCTGGCATCGCTCAGGACCTCGGTGGACCTGCTGGAGACGGAGTGCCTCGACGCGGTGGTCTGCAACGCCGGAGTGGCGCTGGACGAGCCGCCGCGACGGTGGACCGGGGACGGCAACGAGCTGATGTTCGGGACCAACCACCTCGGGCACTTCGCGCTGACCCGGTGGCTGGCGCCGCTGCTGTCGGCCGCACCGGCGGCCCGCGTCGTGACGGTCGGCAGTTTCGCGGCGCGGTCCGAGCGGCTGGACCTGGACGATCCGCAGTCCGGCAGGGACTACCGGCCGAAGCGCACCTACGGGCGTTCGAAGCTGGCGCAGATGACCTTCGGATTCGAGCTCGACCGCCGTCTGCGGGCGGCAGGCAGCCCGGTGCTGAGTGTGGTGGCTCATCCCGGCGGCGCACTGGACTCCCTGACCCCTTCCCGACCGCCGGTGCGCGTGCGCGGTACCGGTGAACGGCTGCGGGGCCTGCCTGCCGGCCTCCTCGTTCAGGGCAAGGAGGCCGGTGCCTGGCCCGTGGTGCGGGCCGTCCTCGACCCCGGGGTGGACGGAGGACAGTTGTGGGGGCCGACGGTCTTCGGCCTGCGCGGCGAACCGCGGCTCGAACCTGTCCGGGACCACTTCGCCGATGCCCGGGTCGCGGCTCGGCTGTGGGACCTCAGCCGCGACCTGACGGGCGTGGAGCCGAGTTTCGAGTCGCGGTAGATCCACACGAGGGGGACGATCCGGGGGCTCGGCTCCGCTCCTCAGGGGGTTTCGTAGCCGGTCCAGGCGTGGAGCTTGTCGGGGTTGACGACCATCCACACGTCGGTGACCAGGCCGTCGTGGATGTCCAGGGCGACGACGGCGATCGTGGTACCCGCGATGCGGACGCTGACGCCGGGGGTGCCGTTGACGTCCTCCTCGACGAGTTCGACGCCGGGTTCGTTGCGCATGAGGCCGAGGAAGAGGCGGGCGACCTTGTCCCGGCCGATGACCGGGCGCAGGGCGGCGCGGACCCTGCCGCCTCCGTCGCTTCGCGACTCGACGGCGGGGTCGAGGAGAGCGACCAGCGTGTCGAGGTCGCCGGTCTGGCAGGCGTGGCGGAACGCGGTGACGATCTGCCGGTGCTCCTGTGCGGTGCTGCTGCCGGGACGTCGGTCGGCGATGCGCCGACGGGCGGAGGAGGCGAGCTGGCGGCAGGCGGCGGGGGTGCGGCCCACGGTGTCGGCGATCTCGGTGAACGGCATGCCGAAGATGTCGTGGAGGACGAAGGCCACGCGCTCCGCGGGAGTGAACGAGTCCAGGACCACCAGCATGCCCATGCTGACCGACTCGTCGAGGGTGATCCGGTCGGCCGGATCGGCCCCGCCCTCATCGCCTGCGCTGGTCCACGTGGCACTGTGCCGGACGGGCTCGGGCAGCCACTCACCGGTGTAGTGCTCGCGGCGGACGCGGGCCGAGGTGAGGTGGTCGAGGCAGATCCGGGAGGCGACCCGCGTCAACCAGGCCAACGGTGCGCCGATCGCCTGCTGTTCCTCCTCGGGCAGGCTGTACCAGCGGGCGTAGGTCTCCTGGACCACGTCCTCGGCGTCCTGCAGGGATCCGAGCATGCGGTAGCCGATGTTGAGCAGGCGGCGGCGTTCGGCCATGAGCGTGCCGAGGGTGGGGTCCTGGGCGGGTCCCGGGGGTGTGGACACGGGGCCGTCATCCTCCCTGGTGGGCGTGGTGAGGGGTGTGGAGGGTGAGCCATTCGTCGAAGGTCTGACTGCCGCGGGGGCCGGGCCCGGCGGGGAGCAGACCGTCGCCCGTCATGGCCGTGCCGGTGGCGCCGGGCATTTTCACGGGCAGCAGCAGCCGGCGCTGGTGGCGGGCCCGCAGCAGCCGGCCCGTCATGTCGACGAGCTGTTCGACACGGGGTCCGGCCAGTTCGGGGGCCATGCCCTGCGCCGGGGCGGAGACGAGTCGTACGAGGCGGTGGGCGACCTCACGGGCGGCGACGGGCTGGGTCCGCATCCGGGGTACCACCGCGAGTGGTCCAGGGACGCGGTCGAGGGTCTGCTGGGCGAACTCGTGGAACTGGGTGGCGCGCAGCACCGTCCACGGTGTCCGCCCGCTCTTGAGCACGCTTTCCTGGTGCAGTTTTCCCTGGTAGTAGCCGAGGCCGACCCGGTCGATCCCGACGATCGACAGCAGGACGTGGTGGCGAACACCAGCCTGCTCACCGGCGTCCTGGAGGGTGTGGGCGACGCGGTCGAAGAACGCGACGGCCTTCTTCCCGCTCGTGGTCGTCACGTTGGTGACGTCGACGATCGCGTCCACACCGGCCAGGGCCCCGTCGAGTCCGGCGCCGGTCACGAGGTCCACACCGGTGGATCGGGCCAGGACCACCGGATGGTGCCCGGCCGCCTTCAGTTCCTCGACCACATGCCGTCCCACCAGTCCGGTTCCGCCTGCCACCGCCACCCGCATGCCGGGCTCCTCCTTC
This portion of the Streptomyces mirabilis genome encodes:
- a CDS encoding L,D-transpeptidase family protein; translated protein: MGDIRRRGAVALGITGLVAPLTLALGTAPAQAASCTTQTGPYQKQVEKFLGRPVDGRQSTADCKAIQAFQTKHGITPNAGYAGSVTWGVMDLMNKQKAVGNKPNKDGKCPVNKGRIACVNLTLQLSWIQDGSRLVYGPVPVRTGRDGYETRTGLKKIYWRDIDHVSNIYNVPMPYSQFFDGGQAFHSVGLSMWNPPGSHGCVNMTTTTAKKYWSLLKTGDDVFVYGRKPGT
- a CDS encoding Gfo/Idh/MocA family oxidoreductase, encoding MTFSLGIVGAGQFSGQFAKLFLAHPGVAEVHVTDLLPERAEELAATEGLSGTFPSYEAMLESKAVDAVAIFTQRWTHGPLVLQGLRAGKHVYSAVPMAITRDEIAAIVDAVRATGLTYMMGETSQYNPATVHARNQIAEGAFGRLFYAEGDYVHDMDLGFYEAYQYSGGENWKATASYPPLLYPTHSVGGVLGAWRTHAVSVSAIGVRDERGDGVFDKEVSQFGNDFSNATALFEVAGGGSFRTNEFRRVGYPSHIRESRFRFFGTDASMEQLATVSFWQDKKGVRDITELLEPKSTLAPDDPSLQHIAPALRAAFTSGSAPVHDRARLPREFDHLHNGHEGSHHFLVDDFVTAVNTRTLPSVNAWVAARYTLPGIVAHESARQGGVRLEIPDFGDAPGA
- a CDS encoding HAD family acid phosphatase encodes the protein MTGRGVGRRIGAVSVVVALGIGGTVTAAGTAAAAPAQTAVSATATTAAVDYATWQSDVKAVIDQARPYVEQRTANAAGQKLALVFDIDNTTLETDFHPWYELPTPAVKPSLDLARYARSRGVDIFFISARPGIISSLTEWNLTSVGYPVSGLYTRDLPDLFDEVSTYKTSKRAEIESRGYTIIANVGNNDSDLVGGHAERTFKLPDYNGQLS
- a CDS encoding ROK family transcriptional regulator, with amino-acid sequence MTTHAAAGWLPLSTGERAVAIEVLVHGPLSRSEIARRLNLSAGSLTRLTKPLIESGLLIDAAESGEGESAEVRQGRPSQPLDIVAESRSFIGFKITEDMVYGVVTTLRSDVVARHDRPLTTHAPAEVADLLAEMTEELTRSFPAPAGIGIGVGGRVEKRSVVAESAFLGWTDVALAELVASRTGLAVVVENDVAALVEAETWFGAGRGLDRFVVLTIGAGIGYGLVLGGSRVASVEDGRGVGRRWIVNPYGPLTPEGERGSAISLLTIPSIRYQVGAATGEDLTYEEILVRAAAGDPVPARVLDEAARALGTLVAQIANFVMPQKILLAGEGVGLVDVAGPMVEETILTHRHPQADPVHLETKVSDFHDWARGAAVLAIQVLVLGAGERR
- a CDS encoding NAD(P)/FAD-dependent oxidoreductase, with the protein product MDAPNIVIVGGGFAGVECARGLEHALQPGDARITLVSPTDYQLYLPLLPHVAAGVVTPQSVAPSLRRILRRTTFLPGGVIGVDPASKRCVVRKITGEFVDLSYDYLLLTPGSVTRTFDIPGLLDEARGMKTLAQAVYLRDHVIAQLDLAAATSDEDERAARLQFVVVGGGYAGAETAACLQRLTTAASKRYHPRLDPGLIKWHLVDVAPKLLPELGDKLGASALRLLSERGVEISLKTTVASVTEGKITLTDGRVLPSRTLVWTAGVAANPLVDSLGAETVRGRVLTETDFKVPGLDGVFALGDAAAVPDLARADGSYCPPTAQHAARQGRHAAKNLSALLRGQPTAPYKHKDLGLVVDLGGHDAVSKPLGIALKGVPAQVVARGYHLYALRTGSARFRTAANWFLNAVAGDDFVRTGFLADRKGTLREFEHTDRYLTPEQVAARLSR
- a CDS encoding SAM-dependent methyltransferase is translated as MPENPAASELPAEGVLSRIITTRPHTARIWNYWLGGGDYYEVDRAAGERIRQLHPGIGDYARADRLFLGRAVRHLVTECGIRQFLDIGTGLPTADNTHEVAQRLAPDARIVYVDNDPLVLAHARALLTSAPEGRTDHLDEDLRNVDAILERAARTLDLSEPVGLMLLGVVIFIGDDAEAYDIVRRLLEGLPSGSHLVLSHTITSPAMPDVDAAVSYWNQHGTPWITQRTPEAVARFFDGLDLLEPGVVSCSRWRPQPTDGDEPAEVAMFGGVGHKP
- a CDS encoding type 1 glutamine amidotransferase domain-containing protein, whose product is MRVLMPVPDRDFDVTEVAVPWRILTDAGHEVVLATERAGTRPAADPRLLTGVLFGQLGAAEEPRRFYEQLTKSPEFTTTVSWAEVDIEQYDGLLLPGGHAPGMRQYLGSTALHQQIARFWALGRPVGAICHGVLVLARARDLTTGRSLLADRRTTCLPAYMERTAYFTTAWRLGRYYRTYPAYVEDEVRAALADPGTQFVRGPRTLTRRGTATDDSDAFVVEDGRYLSARWPGDAYLFARRYLALLNSPASAA
- a CDS encoding PPOX class F420-dependent oxidoreductase, whose amino-acid sequence is MDETKLDALASSKFLLITSYRKNGTGVATPVWVVRDGAALGAWTSADSWKVKRIRNRADVLVGPCDVRGNPTGEQVPATAEILDPAATARYRRLIAGKYGILGRLTLFGSRLRRGTDGTVGIRISLTT
- a CDS encoding S1 family peptidase — its product is MRHARRRIVRRGTRLAAVGGVLCGGLMVTHAMASEPSAASRAPQSATLAAAGKGAGLVSTLGTSRTAGSWIAADGRPVVAVTDSAAAAEVKKAGARPKVVSHSMEDLKSVTKALKVAPRVAGTAWAMDYVHNEVVVQADRTVSASDWSRMKKLAASMGSSVRMERTEGTFTTRLNAALPMFSTGGRCSAGYNVTNGRNEFILTAGHCGPAGSVWFGDNQGAKQLGQTVTTAFPGSDFSLIQYNNGQNDTGNNIVSIGGGKGVQIIGAADPTVGQRVFRSGSTSGLHDGEVKALNATVNYPEGTVTGLIETNVCAEPGDSGGPLFSEGIALGVTSGGNGDCTAGGTTFFQPITKALTALGVKLTGPGAAAQGAAGATAQSSPAPASSQGAAVVPGSAAPGSVQAVGSGASEPLLTRLTDPQNIGPGLLVIAGSIIALVATRYIRTEQDRNRYRRQYSQSWG